GTGCTATATAGTCTTCGGATATTTGAAGTCAGTATAAGAAACAAGTACGCAATCTTTGTCGGTATTTGCTTTTCAGACACCCTTTCTCCAAATTAGCCAACTAACCAAAATAATAGTGGCCTCTTCATACATATACACACCACttagtttcatatatatatatacacacacataccCTTGTGGGGCTCTCGACCAGAtatcgaagaagaagatggcgGCGAAGATAGTGGTGGCTTTGGCATGTATGGTGGTGATGTTAGGGCTGAGTGAAGCTGCGGTGTACAAAGTTGGCGACTCAGCTGGCTGGACAACCATAGCCAATGTAGACTATAAGCTATGGGCCTCTACCAAAACTTTCCACATTGGTGATACTGTCTGTGAGTACCACAATTTTCTGACCACTTTAACTATAGTCTAGACATTAAGATCTTGATTCTAAAATGTAATAGTTCGTTTAACCAATGTCGGAAAGTGGGTCATAGTCCAGCACTcctaacttgttttgttttcacATTTTGGCACTGATCTGACAATTATTTGATTTTGACAGTGTTTGAATACAACCCACAATTCCACAACGTGATGAGAGTGACGCATGCAATGTATAGAAGCTGCAACAACTCAAACCCAGTCTCCACCTTCACCACCGGTAATGACTCAGTCACACTCACCAACCACGGCCACCATTTCTTCTTCTGCGGCGTTCCCGGCCATTGTATGGCCGGTCAGAAACTTGACCTCAACGTCATTCACCCCGTCTCCTCCACCCCACTCTTTGATCCACCGATTTcctcctcttctcctcctcctccgactACTACCATTCCTGCAGCTGGAGTCCCCGGTCCATCTCCTAGCCACGCGGCCTCTCTCCCGACTGTGGTGGCAGCTGTGGTGTCTCTCCTTGTCTCTTTGGTCTTTGCAAATTTTGCGTCTTAATTAGGATTATACAAACATTGCAATTATTGCATATACAGTATACCTTTTGTTATGTTTTCGTCTACCTACCGTATTGTTCTTTCCCCCTGAGTTGATTCAAAATGTAGAGACTACgtcaataataaaaagaaaaaagtataaGTATGATTTAGttagtattatttttgtaaagatAATTATTGCAAATCTTTTAGAATAGTGTTCTTAGCGTAATATAAAAAAAGTATCTTATcttttaactaagaaaaattaaaaaacgtcTTTTAGTTCTTTATTTTTGGTTCAGAGACGTGATTGAGAATGATTAATAGCCTGCTTATATGTGCATCTAATTTGACAACATATGTTATGATGAGATCAGTCTGGTTCATCCGTATTTTCTTGCTATGTATTTGATCAAGAATCTTGTTATAATGTACTGGTAACAAAACATAGACGATGAAACAGCTTAAAGATTAGATATACCACCTCTATACTATTTTGATATAGAAATCATTTTAATGCTTATATAACGAGAACAATAAATACATAAACATGACAACCAAGcgattattttttatgtatacACCCTTTCTATTCTTAAAAAGtgtctaattttttataatgaaGAATTATTTTCAAGTTTTCTACATATTCGATCGAGTTATTTTCAAGTTGGGTGGCATGTTTTTGATACGCAGCCTTATGCCACCAAGAGTAGTGTTTAATGTGGATGATAAGGCGGCTGTGATGCCTAGTAAGACGGAATGGTTAGGATTTGTGTTGAACTCCAGGTTGTTATGGAAGGAATCTGTTGATGATAGACCGGCATGGGTTAAAGATGTTAACAACTTGTTGGATGGTAATGAAGGAATAGAAGATAGTCCGTTGTCCTTCCATGGTGGAACCACTTGGAAGCTGATAGCAAATTCCCACCTGGGTAAGTTTCTTGTTCTACTACACTCATTTCTCATCACATAATCTCTTCTTGACTTTGCAATCTTTATACTTGTAAACAGCTGGCTGTATCATAAAGTCTCCCTTAGACATAACTGTGCCGTCAAAGAGGACACCATGGCCAGAGGATCAAAGAGCAAGAGCTCTAAGGAGAAACAAGAACCGAAAGCTATTGATGGTATCAAAGTACCAGCAACTCGTTGAAGGATATAAAACGAATAGGCTgagttttcattttctttttttcccaCCGTAGATATCAAAAGAAATTGTTTGGGTGTGCATTGGCTTCATCGTATACAATACAAAATCTCATGAGTTCTTCAACTGAAATGCTTGAAAACAAAATTTGGGAGACAATAGTATCTGACATGA
This genomic window from Raphanus sativus cultivar WK10039 unplaced genomic scaffold, ASM80110v3 Scaffold0966, whole genome shotgun sequence contains:
- the LOC130503469 gene encoding mavicyanin-like, translating into MAAKIVVALACMVVMLGLSEAAVYKVGDSAGWTTIANVDYKLWASTKTFHIGDTVLFEYNPQFHNVMRVTHAMYRSCNNSNPVSTFTTGNDSVTLTNHGHHFFFCGVPGHCMAGQKLDLNVIHPVSSTPLFDPPISSSSPPPPTTTIPAAGVPGPSPSHAASLPTVVAAVVSLLVSLVFANFAS